Proteins found in one Tsukamurella paurometabola DSM 20162 genomic segment:
- the car gene encoding carboxylic acid reductase has translation MSIETVQNGVPAEGSVPPADQQTERLPQVIARIFAQFADRPAFATREAGPGTPYATVSYREIWRRVTALVASWQSEVAPGDFVAILGFTSSDFVTVDLATTLLGAPNVPLQAGAPAARIATILDETRPKILAVSADQVDLAQEALAESAATPRVVVFDGERDGYEGIEADILSGSALPAPEFFAPEPGTDPLVTLIYTSGSTGTPKGAMYTEQLVRDAWLKVDSIVDIDMPAESLLHFLPMSHMYGRNWLIAGLASGGTGYFAGASDMSTLFDDLAAARPTAIGLVPRVCELIHQRYLAVEADTDAETARVELRDRVLGGRLQAAMCGSAALSSELQTFMEWLLGIDIQIGYGSTEAGGVIRDGVVVRPPVTEYKLIDVPELGYFVTDSPHPRGELLVKSTQLIPGYYNSDKRIRDDEGFYRTGDVMAELGPDRLEYVDRRSNVIKLAQGEFVPIAQLEAIYAAGPDVHQIFLYGTSERSYLIGVVVPAPGPDGETDAQTRTRVLDGLAAIARENDLAAYEVPRDVLIERDPFSQENGLRSGIGKLVRPALIARYGDRLHDLYAQADTRQREGLRALDASGPIIDTVLGAAALTLGADIADFDADTRFGDLGGDSLSALSLATTLEGLYDVPVPVQTIVGPTATLGGVARHIEKARSGGVAAPTADSVHGVGASVARATDLTLEKFIDPELLALAPTLPAATGEPNTVLLTGSTGYLGRFLLLDWLRRVAPHGGTVIALVRGADADDARRRVTAAIGDSDPDLTQEFTSLAEHHLHVIAGDFGSPALGLDDATWSDLAGRVDHVVHCGALVNHVLPYDQLFGPNVVATGEVVRLALTTRRKSVDYVSTVAVVPQDDGRVLVEDDDVRELGAERRIGADAYANGYAVSKWAGEVLLHEAADLADLPVRVFRSDMILAHSRFHGQFNEVDQFTRLLLSIAETGLAPASFYTPDPSGHRPHYDGLPVDFTAEAITTLSAAGRSGYRTFHVLNANDDGVSLDSFVDWIAASGRSIERIDDYDTWFARFEQALQQLPDEARQRSVLPLLHAVREPAPAAGTSALSVDRFRGAVRETGVGPGDIPVLDRALIEKYLRDFETAGWLAPGARD, from the coding sequence ATGTCGATTGAGACGGTGCAGAACGGCGTCCCCGCAGAGGGCTCGGTGCCCCCCGCCGACCAGCAGACCGAGCGACTGCCGCAGGTGATCGCCAGGATCTTCGCCCAGTTCGCGGATCGTCCGGCCTTCGCGACCCGCGAGGCGGGGCCGGGGACCCCCTACGCCACCGTCTCCTATCGGGAGATCTGGCGGCGCGTCACCGCGCTGGTGGCCTCCTGGCAGAGCGAAGTGGCTCCGGGAGACTTCGTCGCCATCCTCGGCTTCACCAGCTCGGACTTCGTGACCGTCGACCTCGCGACCACACTGCTCGGCGCCCCGAACGTGCCGCTCCAGGCCGGGGCCCCCGCCGCTCGCATCGCGACCATCCTCGATGAGACCCGGCCGAAGATCCTCGCCGTGAGTGCCGATCAGGTCGACCTCGCCCAGGAGGCTCTGGCCGAGTCCGCGGCTACCCCGCGGGTGGTCGTCTTCGACGGCGAACGCGACGGCTACGAGGGCATCGAGGCGGACATCCTTTCCGGCTCCGCCCTGCCGGCACCGGAGTTCTTCGCGCCCGAGCCCGGCACCGATCCTCTCGTCACGCTCATCTACACATCCGGCAGCACCGGTACCCCGAAGGGGGCCATGTACACCGAGCAGTTGGTTCGCGATGCCTGGCTCAAGGTGGACAGCATCGTCGACATCGACATGCCGGCCGAGTCGCTCCTGCACTTCCTGCCTATGAGCCATATGTACGGGCGCAACTGGCTGATCGCCGGCCTGGCATCGGGCGGGACCGGGTACTTCGCCGGCGCCTCCGATATGTCCACCCTGTTCGACGACCTCGCCGCCGCCCGGCCCACCGCCATCGGCCTGGTGCCCCGCGTGTGCGAGCTGATACACCAGCGCTATCTGGCCGTCGAGGCGGACACTGATGCGGAGACCGCGCGCGTCGAACTGCGTGACCGGGTACTCGGCGGTCGGCTGCAGGCCGCGATGTGCGGTAGCGCCGCCCTCTCGTCGGAGCTGCAGACCTTCATGGAGTGGTTGCTCGGAATCGATATCCAGATCGGCTACGGATCCACCGAGGCCGGTGGTGTCATCCGCGACGGAGTGGTCGTTCGGCCGCCGGTCACGGAGTACAAGCTGATCGATGTCCCCGAACTGGGCTACTTCGTCACCGACTCCCCGCATCCACGCGGCGAACTCCTGGTCAAGTCGACGCAGTTGATTCCCGGGTACTACAACTCCGACAAGCGGATCCGCGACGACGAAGGCTTCTACCGCACCGGCGATGTGATGGCCGAGCTGGGACCCGACCGGCTCGAGTACGTCGACCGGCGGAGCAACGTGATCAAGTTGGCACAGGGAGAGTTCGTGCCGATCGCCCAACTCGAGGCCATCTACGCCGCCGGTCCCGATGTGCACCAGATCTTCCTGTACGGAACCAGCGAACGCTCCTACCTGATCGGCGTCGTCGTGCCCGCGCCGGGACCCGACGGCGAGACCGATGCGCAGACCCGCACCCGCGTACTCGATGGCCTGGCCGCGATCGCCCGTGAGAACGATCTCGCTGCCTACGAGGTGCCGCGCGATGTGCTCATCGAACGTGATCCCTTCTCTCAGGAGAACGGGCTGCGGTCGGGGATCGGCAAGCTGGTGCGCCCGGCCCTCATCGCCCGCTACGGTGACCGGTTGCACGACCTCTACGCCCAGGCCGACACCCGTCAACGCGAGGGCTTGCGCGCTCTCGACGCCTCGGGCCCGATCATCGACACCGTGCTCGGGGCGGCTGCGTTGACGCTCGGCGCGGATATCGCGGACTTCGACGCCGACACTCGATTCGGCGACCTCGGTGGCGACTCGTTGTCGGCGCTCTCGCTCGCGACGACGCTCGAAGGCCTCTACGACGTGCCCGTCCCCGTGCAGACGATCGTCGGACCGACCGCCACACTCGGCGGCGTCGCCCGGCACATCGAGAAGGCTCGATCGGGTGGCGTCGCGGCACCGACCGCCGACTCGGTGCACGGCGTGGGTGCGAGCGTCGCCCGGGCCACCGACCTGACGCTGGAGAAGTTCATCGACCCCGAGCTCCTCGCGCTCGCGCCGACGCTTCCCGCGGCGACCGGTGAGCCGAACACCGTGCTGCTCACCGGATCCACCGGCTACCTCGGCCGCTTCCTGCTGCTGGACTGGTTGCGACGGGTCGCTCCGCACGGCGGCACCGTGATCGCGCTGGTGCGCGGCGCCGACGCCGACGATGCGCGACGCCGCGTCACGGCCGCGATCGGTGACTCGGATCCTGACCTGACACAAGAGTTCACGTCACTCGCGGAGCATCACCTCCACGTGATCGCCGGTGACTTCGGCAGCCCCGCACTCGGACTCGACGATGCCACCTGGAGCGATCTCGCCGGGCGAGTCGATCACGTGGTGCACTGCGGCGCGCTCGTCAACCACGTGCTGCCCTACGACCAACTGTTCGGTCCCAATGTGGTGGCCACCGGCGAAGTGGTGCGACTCGCACTCACCACGCGCCGCAAGTCCGTGGATTACGTCTCCACGGTGGCTGTGGTTCCGCAGGATGACGGCCGCGTCCTGGTCGAGGACGACGATGTTCGCGAGCTCGGCGCCGAACGGCGCATCGGGGCCGATGCCTACGCGAACGGCTACGCCGTGAGCAAATGGGCGGGCGAAGTGCTGTTGCATGAGGCAGCCGACCTGGCGGACCTGCCGGTGCGGGTGTTCCGCTCCGATATGATCTTGGCGCACAGTCGATTCCACGGACAGTTCAACGAGGTCGACCAGTTCACCCGCCTGCTCCTGAGTATCGCCGAGACCGGACTGGCGCCGGCGTCGTTCTACACGCCGGATCCGAGTGGACACCGCCCGCACTACGACGGGCTGCCGGTGGACTTCACCGCCGAAGCGATCACCACGCTCAGCGCCGCGGGGCGTTCGGGGTACCGGACCTTCCACGTGCTCAACGCCAACGATGACGGCGTGAGCCTGGACAGCTTCGTCGACTGGATCGCCGCCTCGGGCCGGAGCATCGAACGGATCGACGACTACGACACCTGGTTCGCCCGGTTCGAGCAGGCGCTCCAGCAGCTCCCCGATGAGGCGCGCCAGCGGTCGGTGCTGCCCCTGCTGCACGCGGTGCGCGAGCCGGCTCCGGCCGCCGGGACCTCCGCGCTGTCGGTGGACCGGTTCCGTGGTGCGGTGCGTGAGACCGGAGTAGGACCGGGGGACATCCCGGTGCTCGATCGCGCCCTGATCGAGAAGTACCTGCGCGACTTCGAGACCGCGGGCTGGCTCGCGCCCGGTGCGCGCGACTGA
- a CDS encoding single-stranded DNA-binding protein has translation MPGVMIYAAGYVTNDLTYRQSARDERHDFLSFTMAHNNGYIDDNGVWQQTSTLWLNVKAFGALARNARGVIAKGRPVMVHGELKHETFDGADGHKHSSLDLKADGIGLNLRLCGAMYTGPGERTREAAPAAGVAQSGAPDSESTEREGESGAGTASTSDGSVGEQAPALAVVPDF, from the coding sequence ATGCCCGGAGTGATGATCTACGCCGCCGGATACGTGACCAACGATCTGACCTATCGCCAGTCCGCGAGGGACGAGCGGCACGACTTCCTGAGCTTCACCATGGCCCACAACAACGGCTACATCGACGACAACGGCGTGTGGCAGCAGACCAGCACCCTTTGGCTCAACGTCAAGGCCTTCGGCGCGCTCGCCCGCAATGCCCGCGGGGTGATCGCCAAGGGGCGCCCGGTGATGGTGCACGGCGAGCTCAAGCACGAGACCTTCGACGGGGCCGACGGTCACAAGCACAGCTCGCTCGACCTCAAGGCCGACGGGATAGGCCTGAACCTGCGGCTGTGCGGTGCGATGTACACCGGCCCGGGGGAGCGCACCCGGGAAGCGGCACCGGCGGCCGGTGTGGCGCAGTCCGGCGCACCGGATTCCGAATCGACGGAGCGCGAGGGCGAGTCCGGTGCGGGCACCGCGTCCACCTCCGACGGATCGGTCGGTGAGCAAGCACCCGCACTCGCGGTCGTTCCGGACTTCTGA
- a CDS encoding cation:proton antiporter: MIAAILVATSAFIVWCLLANRMERWWISAPLVMVLAGGAVGIGAHGAITMALNTTAAQRAAEIILAVLLFVDATEVRGSLLGRYPRLAARGLFIGIPVSLAMTMLVGWFLLPRLGWSVLLLVACVIAPIDFASAPSLLRDRHVPERVRDVLTVESGYTDGLVTPVFLFALLWADPANDSDDPIAALVNAAPSSLTALAVGVVMGLVVETGLVRSDAAGWSTERSRRLALVATPLVTYAAAVGLGGNGFVAAFVCGIVYRFRRGSAANSEVGLTEDVGSLLTAAMWFVFGAVTVIALADGLPWQVLAFAAIALTVLRVLPEAVAVTGSGLPRSEVLALGWLRPRGTSTIVFALIAFNTLPDGDAADLILTLATLVVLGSIVLHTVGAPVAVAGHDRRVRRRAGD; encoded by the coding sequence ATGATTGCGGCGATCCTGGTGGCGACCTCTGCGTTCATCGTGTGGTGTCTGCTGGCGAACCGCATGGAACGGTGGTGGATCTCCGCGCCACTGGTCATGGTCCTGGCCGGCGGGGCGGTCGGGATCGGCGCGCACGGAGCGATCACCATGGCATTGAACACGACGGCCGCGCAGCGGGCCGCCGAGATCATCCTGGCCGTCCTCCTCTTCGTGGACGCGACCGAGGTCCGCGGTTCACTCCTCGGGCGCTATCCGCGGCTCGCCGCCCGCGGCCTGTTCATCGGTATCCCCGTGAGCCTCGCGATGACCATGCTCGTCGGCTGGTTCCTGTTGCCCCGCCTGGGGTGGTCGGTGCTGTTGCTGGTAGCGTGCGTGATCGCGCCGATCGACTTCGCGTCGGCGCCGTCGCTTCTGCGCGACCGGCACGTACCCGAACGGGTGCGCGACGTCCTCACGGTCGAGTCCGGATACACCGACGGCCTGGTGACCCCCGTCTTCCTGTTCGCGCTGCTGTGGGCCGATCCCGCCAACGACAGCGACGACCCGATCGCGGCGCTGGTCAACGCAGCGCCGTCCTCGCTCACCGCGCTGGCAGTGGGCGTGGTGATGGGCCTCGTCGTCGAGACGGGGCTCGTCCGCAGCGACGCTGCGGGGTGGTCGACCGAGCGGAGCCGGCGGCTGGCCCTGGTCGCGACGCCGCTCGTGACCTACGCCGCGGCGGTCGGACTCGGCGGCAACGGCTTCGTGGCGGCCTTCGTCTGCGGAATCGTCTACCGGTTCCGCCGCGGAAGCGCGGCGAACTCGGAGGTGGGTCTGACCGAGGACGTGGGGTCGTTGCTCACCGCGGCGATGTGGTTCGTCTTCGGTGCCGTGACCGTGATCGCGCTGGCCGACGGACTGCCATGGCAGGTTCTCGCCTTCGCGGCGATCGCGCTCACCGTGCTTCGGGTCCTGCCGGAGGCGGTGGCCGTGACCGGAAGCGGGCTACCCCGGTCCGAGGTCCTCGCTCTCGGCTGGCTCCGCCCGCGCGGCACGTCGACCATCGTGTTCGCCTTGATCGCCTTCAACACGCTCCCCGACGGCGACGCCGCGGATCTGATCCTGACGCTCGCCACACTGGTGGTGCTGGGCAGCATCGTGCTGCACACCGTGGGCGCCCCGGTCGCCGTCGCCGGCCACGACCGGCGAGTGCGCCGCCGGGCCGGGGACTGA
- a CDS encoding nitrate/nitrite transporter — MARSHTITDWDPENTEQWENGGEKIAKRNLFWSVAAEHVGFSVWSLWSVMVLFMPQDVYGLSTADKFLIGATATLVGSLLRLPYTLATARFGGRNWTVFSAFVLAIPVIATIVILAHPGQPLWVYLLCAALTGFGGGNFASSMTNINAFFPQRLKGWALGLNAGGGNIGVPAVQLVGLLVIATAGAGEPYWVCAVYLVLLAVAGIGAALFMDNLQVPTVDTAAMRKAATDRDTWIVSLLYIGTFGSFIGFSFAFGQVLQATFKAGGATAAEASLQAAQIAFLGPLLGSIARVYGGKLADRIGGGRVTLYVFAGMIAGAGILIAAATSAGTGAPTGATMAAYVAGFIALFLLSGLGNGSVYKMIPSIFEAKSRSLDADEATRTHYSRAMSGAVIGIAGAVGGLGGVGINLVLRASYQASGTATTAFWVFGAFYVVAALVTWKVYVRTPAPSAHGTLDGTHRREPLSTAADT; from the coding sequence ATGGCGCGCTCACACACGATCACCGACTGGGATCCCGAGAACACCGAGCAGTGGGAGAACGGCGGCGAGAAGATCGCCAAGCGGAATCTGTTCTGGTCCGTCGCCGCCGAGCACGTCGGATTCTCGGTGTGGTCGCTGTGGTCGGTGATGGTGTTGTTCATGCCGCAGGACGTGTACGGCCTCAGTACTGCCGACAAGTTCCTCATCGGCGCCACCGCGACCCTCGTCGGCTCGCTGCTGCGGCTGCCGTACACGCTCGCCACGGCACGGTTCGGCGGACGCAATTGGACCGTGTTCAGCGCCTTCGTGCTGGCGATCCCGGTGATCGCGACCATCGTGATCCTCGCTCATCCAGGTCAGCCGCTGTGGGTGTACCTGCTGTGCGCGGCGCTCACCGGTTTCGGCGGCGGCAACTTCGCCTCGTCGATGACCAACATCAATGCCTTCTTCCCGCAGCGTCTCAAGGGCTGGGCGCTGGGCCTGAACGCCGGCGGCGGCAACATCGGCGTACCCGCCGTGCAGCTGGTTGGCCTGCTGGTGATCGCGACCGCCGGTGCCGGCGAACCCTATTGGGTGTGCGCCGTGTACCTCGTCCTGCTCGCCGTCGCGGGCATCGGTGCCGCCCTCTTCATGGATAACCTGCAGGTTCCCACCGTCGATACCGCGGCGATGCGCAAGGCCGCCACAGACCGCGACACCTGGATCGTCTCGCTCCTCTACATCGGTACCTTCGGCTCGTTCATCGGCTTCTCCTTCGCGTTCGGCCAGGTGCTCCAGGCGACCTTCAAGGCGGGCGGCGCCACCGCCGCCGAAGCATCGCTACAGGCAGCGCAGATCGCCTTCCTCGGCCCGCTGCTCGGTTCCATCGCGCGGGTCTACGGAGGCAAGCTCGCCGATCGCATCGGCGGCGGACGCGTGACCCTGTACGTGTTCGCCGGCATGATCGCCGGCGCCGGAATCCTCATCGCCGCCGCCACCAGCGCGGGTACGGGAGCACCGACCGGAGCGACCATGGCGGCGTATGTCGCCGGATTCATCGCCCTGTTCCTGCTCAGCGGACTGGGCAACGGTTCGGTGTACAAGATGATCCCCTCGATCTTCGAGGCCAAGTCGCGGTCACTCGATGCCGACGAGGCGACCCGCACCCACTACTCGCGCGCCATGTCGGGCGCCGTGATCGGTATCGCAGGTGCGGTCGGCGGTCTCGGAGGCGTCGGAATCAACCTGGTGTTGCGTGCGTCCTACCAGGCGAGCGGCACCGCGACGACCGCCTTCTGGGTGTTCGGCGCCTTCTACGTCGTGGCCGCTCTGGTCACCTGGAAGGTGTACGTGCGTACCCCCGCGCCGAGTGCGCATGGCACGCTCGACGGGACGCACCGCCGCGAACCGCTCAGCACAGCCGCTGACACGTGA
- a CDS encoding uroporphyrinogen-III synthase, whose amino-acid sequence MTGPTTEASATPLLGFTVAVTAARRADELSTLLIRRGAAVVAAPAISMVPLSDDVRLRAATDELLTAPPDLLVATTGIGFRGWLEAAEGWGVAEGLVAALGGGRVISRGPKATGALRAAGLREEWSPKSESSAEVLSHLAGEDLHGQRVAVQLHGATDDWDPNPGLLDGLRDLGAEIVPVPVYRWEQPEDLSGLDRIVEAIALAEVDAVTFTSAPAAASLLERAVELGVADSVRAALTGPVVAYCVGPVTATPLQREGIESVTPERMRLGALARLVEQDLPGRRPDLRVAGHSLGLRARGAVVDGAERDLTPTSITLLRLLAREPGDVVSRDELLAALGGDDPHAVEAAVARLRTGLGHKEIIATVVKRGYRLALDEH is encoded by the coding sequence ATGACCGGTCCGACGACCGAGGCCTCGGCCACCCCACTTCTCGGCTTCACCGTGGCCGTGACCGCCGCCCGCCGCGCCGACGAGCTGTCCACTCTGCTCATCCGGCGCGGCGCCGCCGTGGTCGCGGCCCCCGCGATCAGCATGGTGCCGCTGTCCGATGATGTGCGGTTGCGCGCCGCCACGGACGAGTTGCTCACGGCACCACCGGACCTGCTCGTCGCCACCACCGGCATCGGTTTCCGCGGCTGGCTGGAGGCCGCCGAGGGCTGGGGCGTCGCGGAGGGCCTCGTGGCCGCCCTTGGCGGCGGCCGGGTGATCTCCCGCGGACCCAAGGCCACCGGCGCTCTGCGCGCCGCCGGTTTGCGCGAGGAGTGGTCGCCCAAATCGGAATCGTCGGCGGAGGTGCTCAGTCACCTCGCGGGGGAGGATCTGCACGGGCAGCGGGTCGCCGTCCAGCTGCACGGCGCGACCGACGACTGGGACCCCAACCCGGGTTTGCTCGACGGACTGCGGGACCTGGGCGCGGAGATCGTGCCGGTGCCCGTGTACCGGTGGGAGCAGCCGGAGGACTTATCGGGCCTCGACCGCATCGTCGAGGCGATCGCTCTCGCCGAGGTCGACGCCGTCACCTTCACTTCTGCTCCTGCCGCGGCCTCGCTGTTGGAGCGTGCCGTCGAGCTCGGCGTCGCCGACTCGGTGCGCGCCGCCCTCACCGGCCCGGTGGTGGCGTACTGCGTGGGGCCGGTCACCGCGACCCCGCTGCAGCGTGAGGGGATCGAATCGGTGACCCCCGAGCGGATGCGGCTCGGCGCCCTGGCACGGCTGGTCGAACAGGACCTTCCGGGCCGCAGGCCGGACCTGCGGGTGGCCGGGCACAGCCTCGGACTACGCGCGCGCGGCGCCGTCGTCGACGGTGCCGAACGCGACCTCACGCCCACCTCGATCACCCTGCTCCGCCTGCTCGCGCGCGAGCCCGGCGATGTGGTCTCCCGCGACGAGTTGCTCGCCGCGCTCGGCGGAGACGATCCGCACGCCGTCGAGGCGGCCGTCGCCCGGTTGCGAACCGGGCTGGGCCACAAGGAGATCATCGCGACGGTGGTCAAGCGGGGATACCGGCTTGCGCTCGACGAGCACTGA
- a CDS encoding sirohydrochlorin chelatase, which produces MGTLLVAHGTRNNHGVAMIADLAAAMADRLDEQVRVAFVDVLGPTPSEVLTSLEERPTVVVPAFLSSGFHVCHDLPREIAESAHPAVTVTDALGPSPELARAMLGRLLDAGWRRGDAVVMAAAGTRDPQAQGQIRATAAMLSALVGGRVRIAFAAPPKDGSGYPSVPEVVAAARADGARTVAVASYLLAEGLFQQRLRESDGDIVADPLGLHPAVVRLACLRRRHAGFAVTGRVAPAR; this is translated from the coding sequence ATGGGAACCCTGCTGGTGGCGCACGGTACGCGCAACAACCACGGTGTCGCGATGATCGCCGATCTCGCCGCGGCGATGGCGGATCGGCTGGACGAGCAGGTGCGGGTGGCCTTCGTCGATGTTCTGGGACCCACCCCGAGCGAGGTGCTGACGAGCCTCGAGGAGCGCCCCACCGTCGTGGTACCCGCCTTCCTATCCAGCGGATTCCATGTGTGCCACGATCTTCCGCGCGAGATTGCTGAATCCGCGCACCCCGCGGTCACCGTCACCGATGCACTCGGTCCATCGCCGGAGCTCGCGCGCGCCATGCTCGGACGATTGCTCGACGCCGGCTGGCGTCGCGGCGACGCCGTGGTGATGGCCGCGGCGGGCACGCGTGATCCCCAGGCACAAGGGCAGATCCGGGCGACTGCTGCGATGCTCTCGGCGCTGGTCGGGGGCAGGGTGCGCATCGCATTCGCGGCGCCACCGAAGGACGGTTCCGGGTACCCCTCGGTGCCCGAGGTCGTGGCGGCGGCCCGTGCCGACGGTGCGCGGACCGTCGCGGTAGCTTCATATCTATTGGCGGAGGGGCTGTTCCAGCAGCGTCTGCGCGAATCCGATGGTGATATCGTGGCCGATCCACTGGGGCTGCATCCGGCGGTGGTGCGTCTAGCGTGTCTGCGCCGCCGACACGCCGGCTTCGCGGTCACCGGCCGGGTGGCGCCCGCGCGCTGA
- the nirD gene encoding nitrite reductase small subunit NirD, which produces MTTVPFDLHRWTRDWTAACPVGRLEPLRGVAVLLPDGAQVALFRLADDSIRAIGNIDPIGRAAVMSRGIVGDRGGFPVVQSPLKKQAFSLLDGRCLDAPDFSIPVYDTRISLDGTVFVANSPEIRFGYRPPRPESA; this is translated from the coding sequence ATGACCACCGTCCCCTTCGATCTGCACCGCTGGACACGGGATTGGACGGCAGCCTGTCCGGTGGGCAGGCTAGAACCGCTACGCGGAGTGGCGGTGCTGCTGCCCGACGGCGCCCAGGTGGCTCTGTTCCGGTTGGCGGACGACAGTATCCGAGCGATCGGCAACATCGACCCGATCGGTCGGGCCGCGGTGATGTCGCGGGGCATCGTCGGCGATCGCGGGGGATTCCCGGTGGTGCAGTCACCGCTCAAGAAGCAGGCCTTCAGCCTGCTCGACGGACGCTGTCTCGATGCCCCCGACTTCTCGATCCCCGTGTACGACACCCGGATATCCTTGGACGGCACCGTGTTCGTGGCGAATTCACCCGAGATCAGATTCGGGTATCGGCCGCCTCGACCGGAATCCGCATAA